One Vespula pensylvanica isolate Volc-1 chromosome 1, ASM1446617v1, whole genome shotgun sequence genomic region harbors:
- the LOC122635431 gene encoding lysoplasmalogenase-like protein TMEM86A, which translates to MSSPTQVIKSVGPKLVPFFKSVSVYFVLLAEQPSLLTACFKCLPIISLIVFVLLHGISLSKEYTFSRRILTGLVFSCIGDALLVWPNCFIAGMCMFAIAQIMYIYAFGFKPINLLLGAIMYTLCSLVICLLMPGLSGILVIGVPIYTVLLTTMAWRAISRVQFFGELWTWTKLCSCVGSICFLISDTLLGIHYFRNPLPYSQVSIMLTYYTAQLGIALSAVDSKNNYNTVNSTKPVNKIRK; encoded by the exons ATGTCATCGCCAACACAAGTG ATAAAAAGTGTTGGCCCAAAATTAGttccattttttaaaagtGTGTCTGTATATTTTGTACTATTAGCAGAGCAGCCGTCTTTATTAACAGCATGTTTCAAGTGTTTGCCAATAATAAGTCTTATCGTCTTTGTGTTGTTACATGGAATTAGTTTATCCAAAGA gTATACCTTTTCTAGACGTATTTTAACAGGTTTAGTCTTCAGTTGCATAGGAGATGCTCTGCTAGTATGGCCAAATTGTTTCATTGCAGGAATGTGCATGTTTGCTATTGCTCAAATCATGTACATCTATGCATTTGGTTTTAAGCCAATAAATTTGCTACTTGGTGCTATAATGTACACGTTATGTTCCCTAG TCATATGTCTTTTAATGCCTGGTCTAAGTGGTATTCTAGTCATAGGTGTTCCAATTTATACAGTGTTATTAACTACAATGGCATGGAGAGCCATCTCACGAGTACAATTTTTTGGG gAATTATGGACATGGACAAAACTATGCAGCTGTGTTGGCAGTATATGCTTTTTAATATCTGATACACTACTTGGAATCCATTATTTTCGTAATCCATTACCCTACTCTCAg GTGTCTATCATGTTGACATATTATACAGCTCAATTAGGAATAGCTTTAAGTGCAGTagattcaaaaaataattacaatacaGTTAATAGTACAAAGCCCGTTAATAAAATCAGAAAATAG